The Phocoena sinus isolate mPhoSin1 chromosome 17, mPhoSin1.pri, whole genome shotgun sequence genome contains a region encoding:
- the PEX2 gene encoding peroxisome biogenesis factor 2 codes for MERKDRRRKERREGGEREKKEEEVPKTFREGMASRDENMKRTNRVLRISQLDALELNKALEQLVWSQFTQCFHGFKPGLLARFEPEVKAFLWLFLWRFTIYSKNATVGQSVLNIQYKNDFSPNLRYQPLSKNQKLWYAVCTIGGKWLEERCYDLFPNRHVASFRKAKQCMNLVVGLLKLGRLINFLIFLQRGKFATLTERLLGIRSVFCRPQNVREVGFEYMNRELLWHSFAEFLIFLLPLVSIQKLKAKLSSWCIPLTRAPSSDSTLATSGRQCSLCGEWPTMPHTIGCEHVFCYYCVKSSFLYDASFACPKCGTEVHSLQPLKSGIEMTEVNAL; via the exons atggaaagaaaagataggagaagaaaggaaagaagagagggaggagagagagagaagaaagaggaagaagttcCAA AGACCTTTAGAGAAGGCATGGCTTCCAGAGATGAGAATATGAAGCGGACAAACAGAGTGCTAAGAATAAGCCAGTTGGATGCACTTGAACTAAACAAGGCCCTGGAGCAACTCGTTTGGTCCCAGTTTACTCAGTGCTTTCATGGATTTAAGCCAGGGCTGTTAGCCCGCTTTGAACCAGAGGTGAAAGCATTCTTGTGGCTTTTCTTATGGAGATTCACCATCTACTCTAAAAATGCCACCGTGGGACAGTCAGTTTTGAATATTCAGTACAAGAACGATTTTTCCCCAAACCTGAGATACCAGCCACTGAGCAAAAATCAAAAGCTGTGGTATGCCGTCTGTACAATCGGTGGGAAGTGGTTAGAAGAACGATGCTATGATTTGTTTCCAAACCGTCACGTAGCATCCTTCAGGAAAGCCAAGCAGTGCATGAATCTCGTGGTTGGACTTTTGAAGCTGGGCAGGTTGattaatttcttgattttccttCAAAGGGGCAAGTTCGCAACTTTGACCGAGCGTCTGCTGGGCATCCGTTCTGTGTTTTGCAGGCCCCAAAATGTCCGGGAAGTAGGCTTTGAGTATATGAATAGAGAACTCCTCTGGCACAGCTTTGCCGAGTTTCTGATTTTCCTCTTACCACTTGTCAGTATCCAGAAGTTGAAAGCCAAGCTCTCTTCATGGTGTATCCCTCTGACCAGAGCTCCAAGCAGTGACAGCACGCTGGCCACCAGCGGCAGACAGTGTTCTCTGTGTGGGGAGTGGCCCACCATGCCTCACACCATAGGCTGCGAGCATGTTTTCTGTTACTACTGTGTGAAGAGTAGCTTCTTATATGATGCGTCCTTTGCTTGTCCTAAGTGCGGCACAGAGGTCCACAGCCTGCAACCACTGAAATCAGGAATCGAGATGACAGAAGTGAATGCCCTTTAG